In Candidatus Kryptoniota bacterium, the sequence GAGGAACAGGATCAACGGGCTCCATTGAATGTTGACCGCCTCCTTTGACACATCGCGGTATCTCGAAATTTCTGTGTTCTGAACCCACTGCCTGGTAATGGCGTTTAGTGTAACTACCAGGAACTGCGCGACTGCGGCGGAAATGGCCGCTCGTTTCGTCACCCCTCTTCGCTGATCGCGGAGCGCAAGCCACACCAGTCCGGGAGACACCGCAGTCAGTATCAGGATCATGTGCATCAGCGGCTCGCTGTTCTGCCTGGCCATGGTAAACCTATCGAGAGTCCAGAATATGTACCACGCTCCTGTCACTGCAAACCAGATCATTCCCAACGTGAAGAACCGGAATGCAAACTTGCCTGCCCAGCCCCGGTATTCTTCGGTCGTTTCTTCCTTCCGGAAGAAGGCCGCATCGACAGTGATGTACACAGCTGTGGTCATAATCGCGATTCCGAACATCATCAGCCATCGGGGAAATAAGGTCGGGTCGCTGGTGTTCAATGCTATACCGGTCGGAGCGCCGGCGACATTGGTCCGATTAAAGATCCCTATCCAGTTGTCTACATTCACCATAAGACTGAAATTGTTCGCGAACAGGAACCCGATTATGATAAACAAGATCGAACTTACCCAGGCGGACGTCATCGCGAATCTTGTTCTGCGCTGCTTTCGTACGCTCAGCGAATATGCGTAGACGCCGTAGTAGGCTACGAGCAGGAGTATGATCACGCTGAACCAAGCCCAACCGATAAGCACTCCCGCGGGATAATAGAATTGGTAATAGCCCACCTGGGTGAACAATAGTGGCACGATGCCGAGGTTCACCCCGATGGCAACTATGATCGGCATACTCTTGCCTAGCCGGTTCGCGAGGAGTTCAGAATTCCCTTTGCCGAACGTTCCGAAGATCGCGACCAACACCATCCCGGCGTACCAGATATTCATCGGGATCATATGAAGAATGAAGCCGAGCACCTTGAAAGTTGTGATGAACCAGAACGGCGCGGGATTGCCGAGCGGCGACGAAGGTCCGATTAGGTCTTGTGGATTCATTTCATCATTCCTCCTTTCCCCGTCAATGCCACGTCATTGTTCTTCAGACTCTCTCTTCTCGTGAACTTCATACCGGCGGGCGATTGGAATGCTATGCTTGAAATATATTTTGAGAGAACCGTCGCCTCCTCCTCGGTGCCGCACCACGGTGGCATGAAGAAGTGTGCCTTGTCGAGGTGAGTGACGACGGTATGAATCATATCCTCGTTCCATCCTCTGGCCAACTCGGCAACAGATGAGAATCCTTTTGATGAATGGCAATCGTTGCAGTGGTACTGGAACAGCAGTCGTCCGATCGCAATCTGATCGGGTTCGGGAAGCTGGAGCAGCTTGCTGCTGACGACTTTTCCGTCCTTGTCAAGGAGCTGCGGGTAATTTTGTTTTACATATGCTTTCGTCCATGTCCCACCGTTGATATATCCCGATCGCTGGAGTTCGGGTATCTCGGAGACCAGGACATTATTTCCAGTGACATAGTTATAGATTATGTAAGGTTTCCTCACGCCTTCTCTGATGAATTCGCCAGTGCTGGTGGTGGCGACGCCGAGAATGAAATACAGAATTGCAAAGCCCTTGTTGATCCAGCCCGGCTGTCTGAATGGTCCGAAGTACAGCATCAGGAAAACGATTGCCGTCGCGCCGAATATCAATGCGACCAAAATATTCAATGCGCTCGCACCGACCATCGCCGCCTTTGCGCTTTCGGGGAGATTGATCTGCCACCAGGCACCTCCGATCGTCACAAGTACGGCGCCGGCCATCGACCATCTTGCAGCCCGGTTTTCAACCAGGGCGAGAAGCTGTTTATCGTTCTTCAGCTTGAAAGCAGCGTGAAGGTAAACATAAAGCGATGTGAGCAAAAGAGAAGCGCCCGTCCGCGCGATAATCTGCGGATACGTCTGAGGATTAAAAAACGCGGTCCACATCGAATGGCCGGGAGTCCACTTTCCGATGTCGAGTTGAAATGCGGTTATCGCGGTAATTAGTACCAGACTAATAAAAGCCGACACGGCATATATCCAGCCGATCGTCGTATGAACTTCCGGCTTCAATTTTCCCCAGTAATAGAAGAAGATAAAAGCAGACACTATTTCAAGGACGAAGAAAACGTATTCCATCGCCCAGCCAAAGACAAATATGTGAATGAGAGATTCTGTTGCAAGAGGAGATGCAAGACCGATAGTCCACCAGATGCCCACTCCTGTAATCGCACCGAAGACCACTGTGAGCAAAATGAAGAAGAATGTGTGCGAGTGAAGATAATCGAGAAGTGCCTTGTTGTTGATTTTGTAAGCGTGACTGACCTCTCCTGCGAGGAAAAGACCGCCTCCAACGGCATACAGAGAAACGAAAACGTGAAGTGTTGCGATAAGAGCGATAAGCATTGGAGAAGTCAGATCATGAACATACCACCAAGGATAGTGCATACAATCCTCCTTGCCGCCAGGTTAATTATTCGTATCCGTGTTCTGTCAAAGAAAGGGAGCGGAGGGTGAGGGACTCGAACCCCCAAGCCCCGAAGGGCGCCGGTTTTCAAGACCGGTGCATTAGCCGATTCTGCCAACCCTCCATGTAACAATCTGTCAAATGAGCGGAACTGCGTCACTAAATTACTAAACCAGGAAACTCCATGCAATCGCAAGTCCACCTGTCTTTGTGATAGCAACGCTGGGGCGACGCATGCATCGCACTAACATTCGCCCCAACAAGGGGGAGAATCTGTCCGCATCCATTCTATTAACTCCCTCCCTCGCAGCTCAGTTCACGATGCAGCTCACATGCTCAGGAACCGAGATCGACATCTATGCACAGAGATTTGACCAGGTCGGATATCTTTATGTACCACTACCATCAATAACTCTTGCCGGTGACGTTGCGAACGACCAGGGGGCAGATGAAGATTCTCTGGGGCGCGTCGGGATCCGACACGTTGCCGAACACCATCGTTCGATCTTATACCGTCTGGATGGGAGTCAAATTAACAGGTCTTTTGGGCAAAACGTCTTTTGTCGGGAAACGGTCGCGAGTGGAAGCACTCTCACATACCTGCCCCCACTGAAAGCCCTGTCATTAACTCTGGCGGGACTTTCTTTATCGTGCGGCTGAAGTCATTAGGATGACAGATCAACTGCCTGAATGAAATCTACTTCAGCGCCTCAGGCTGTGTTTGTTTCTGAGCTCGCAGGAAAATCACAGTATAAACCCCGAGCTTCAACGGAGCCGTGAACTCTCCCGGCTTAAGATCGTTCAGGGCGTCGATAACATCATCGGGGTACCTGTTGATATCAATTTTGCCCAGGTATCCGCCTTTCGCTTTTGTGGGCGCGATCGAGTACTGTACGGCGAGAGTATCAAAACTTTTCCCGGCTTTCAAATCTGTATAGACCTGATTCGCACTCTCAGAATTGGAAAGACGAATTTCAGAGAGCTCCATCATGATTGGAGGAACATATATCACGTGCGCAGTCTGGTCGATCTTCATCTGGATCGCCTTGTTATCCGACATCGCGGGTGAGTACCGCCACTGAAGCACGCATCCTATGGCAAGCGTGTCCCATAATGGATCGCCGCTCGAGTTCTCGAGACTTGCTTGTTTGACCATGCCATCAGTCGAAATCAAGAGATGCATCTTGAGATAAAAGTCATTTGATGTCACATTGCTGGGCAGTTTCGGAAAGGGAGTCCTCTCGATCAGGGTCGGAGGAGTGACGTTTGATCCTAATCCTTCCAGTGCTGCACAACCGCTCATTGTGAGGGCAAGGACGGAGAGGCCTAGAAACAGCTTAAATGCTGACATGTTTCCCCCTATTGTTAATCGCTACTACTTTACGAAGATATTCCAAATGAGTCAAGAACGGCCTTTCAAGCCCGGGGTGCTTCGTCGGGGTTGATAAAGTGCAGTGAGAACGCTATATTTCTCTAACTCCGACGCGTAGCCCGGAATTTCTGGGCTATTTTTTTTAGAGGACATATTGAAAAGCGACAAAATAGAAGAATTAATGACGTTGGTACGACCCACGGTCGAAGGGCAAGGAGCATTCCTCGTGGACCTGAGCCTGAAAGGCGAGGGCAGAAGACAGCTCGTTGAGGTCTTCTGCGAAACCGAGCGTGGGATCACTATCGACGAGTGCGCCGAAATAAGCAGGAAAATATTGCCGCTGATCGACGGGTCTAATATACTCGGCGAGAGTTTCAGATTGGAAGTGTCCTCACCTGGAGTGGGTTCGGTTCTCAAGGACCGTCGTCAGTTCAAGCGAAATCTGGGAAGACTCTTCTCGGTAAAGTACCGCGAAGGCGAGGAAGTTAGGTTTGCTGAAGGTGAATTGTCCGATCTTACGGACGACAAGATTTGTTTGAAGACTGGGAAGGATGATCTCAAATTGGGAATAGATTCGATATTGGAAGCGAGAGTTAAAATAAGATGGTGACAGGAGGATAAATGCACGCCGAGAAAAGTGAAATCATCTCTGCTTCGGCGGAGATTGCCAAAGAAAAAGGCATCGACAAGGAAGTCGTCTCGGAAATTCTTGAAGAGGTCTTCACCGGCATAGTGAAGAAGAAATACGGCGAAGACGTTGAAACAGATATAGTCACCAACGTTGACCGCGGAGAAATTGAGATATATGTAATCAAGAACATAGTGGAGCATGTGGAGAACCAGGCGAAGGAAATCAGCCTAGAGACTCTGAAGCAGCTCGAACCGGACGGTGAGTTTGAGATCGGTGATCAGTACCCCGAGCAAGTGCCTCCCGAAGAACTTGGCCGTCGACTCGTTGTCTTCGCAAGGCAGACGTTTCTTCAGCGGCTTCATGAATACGAGAAAAATGTAATCTATGACGAATACAACAAGATGATCGGGGAGATCGTGGTCGGAGAGATCTATCAGGTGAAAAGAGATTTCATTCTCGTGAACCACAATAGACGTGAATTGTTCCTCCCGAGATCCGAACAGATTTCCAACGAGCACTATCGCAAGAATTCGACAATCAGAGCGGTGGTGAAGGAAGTGAGAAAGGGAACGTCCGGACCTCAGGTGATCATTTCGCGGGCCGACCCGATGTTTCTGAAAAAACTCTTCGAAATGGAGATCCCGGAAATATTCGACGGCGTCGTGGAAATTAGAGCAATAGCCAGGGATCCCGGCAAGCGGGCAAAGGTTGCCGTGCTGTCGACCGATTCGCGGGTTGATGCGGTCGGTGCGTGCGTCGGCATGAAGGGCGTGAGGATCCACTCGATAGTTCGCGAGCTCAATAACGAGAATATTGATGTCCTTCTCTATTCGGATGATCCGGCGCAGTTCGTCGAACGCTCGTTGACGCCCGCGAAGGTAACCCGCGTCGTGGTAGACAAGGAGAATAGGAAATCGCAGGTTTGGGTGGACACTAACCAGGAATCGGTGGCCATCGGAAAAGAAGGGATAAATGTGAAACTCGCTTCCCGGCTCACAGGATTCGACATCGACCTCATGAGAGAGGGCGTTGCACCGGAATCGAAGGGCGCCGCGAGGGAGAAGACAGGTACGGAGATGTACGACATAGACTTGTCCGAGTTCAAGGAAGAACTCGGCGAGGGGTTGCTCACAAAATTTCTCGATGCCGGGTATCTCACTGCGAGAAATGTCCTGGAAGCAACGGAAGAGGAGATCAAGCTCGATGTAGCGGTACCTGACGAAGAAATTGCAAAAATAAAAGAGATGATGCGTAAGGAACTCGAGGAAGAACCGGAAAATGAATCCCCCGATAGTTCCACTGTGCAAGACGAATAGGTCCTAGAGAAAGGCTACTCTCAGCATGGCTGAAAGCACTGCAAAGAAAAAACTCGTGACGAAGGTCGCTTCTGAATTTCAGGTCTCTGCGGATCAGATCGTGGATTTTCTCAAGTCAAAAGGCCACGACAAGGTCAAACGCACGTCCTCGGTGGACGAAAAGATGTACACCGAGGTTGCCGCACATTTCAAGAAAGAGCTTGATCAGGTAGAGAAACGACAGAAGATCAAAGAACACCTCACTGAGAAACAAGAAGAAAAAATCGCGGTAAAGAAACTTGTCGACACGGTGACTGTTGAAAGGCACCCGGTTGAGTCCAGGATCGAGACCGCTCCTCCGCCGGAAGGCGCAGTCGTTGAAACAGGTCCAACCGCTTTAACCGGCAAGCCGCAGGTACTTGATACCACCCCGCACGAAGTTGGCGGTCAGGTGGTAGGAGCCGGGCAGGAAGCCGGCGAGGTTGAAATTGTCGAAGAACCGGCATCTAAGGAGACACTCCTTGCTCCGGAAGAGACAGAGGATGTGACTTCGGACGTCAAAGAAACGCATGAGGCCGGTCGCAAGGTTACGACAGACCAGGCACCCGGCACTTCGCGCGTCGAGAAAAAAGCGGCTGTCCCTCCTGCTGAGGAGACTGGATTGAAGATACGCGGCCGGATGGACCTCAGAACCGGCCAGCTTATCAGCGAAGAAGAAATGCGGCTGAGGAGAGAGCTGGAGGAAGCCCAAAAGAAGAAGAAAGAAGCCGAAGCTCTCCTTGGCACCGAATCGTCCGCCTCAAAGAAGAAGAAAAAGAAAAAGAAGAAGATCAGGGAAGAGAGTGCAGAAGTCGCCCCCACTGCGGAAGTCACCGAGGATGAAGCCAAGAAACGCAAGAAGAAAAAGGGAAAACACCCTGACGTGGATCAGGCGGAAGTGGACCTCGCGTTCAGTCGGACGATGGCGAGCCTTGAAGACGCCGGTGATTCCGACCGCAATGCAATCCGAAGGAAGAAGAAAAAAGAAAAAATGGAAGCTCAGCAGCGCGAGATAGAGAAACAAGAAATTGAAAAGCGCAAGCTGAAACTACCCGAGTTCGTGTCGGTTGGAGAACTCTCGAAACTTATGAATGTCGACGTGGCCGATGTTATTTCGAAATGTATTTCCCTCGGCTTGATGGTTTCCATTAACCAGAGGTTGGATCTCGAGACGATTACTCTTCTCGCGGACGATTTTGGGTACGAAGTCGAGTTGCAGGAAGAATACACCGATGAGGTCCTCGAAGATAGAACCGATGCAGCCTCGACATTGAAGACCAGACCGCCCGTTGTCACGATCATGGGACATGTTGATCATGGCAAGACTTCTCTCCTGGACTTCATCAGGCAGACTAATGTCGTCGCCGGGGAGGCAGGAGGTATTACACAGCACATCGGAGCTTACCAGGTCAGGCTTCCGAGCGGAAAACAAATCACTTTTCTAGATACTCCCGGCCACGAAGCCTTTACGGCCATGCGCGCCAGGGGTGCTCAGGTGACCGATATAGTCATCCTTGTCGTCGCAGCAGACGACAGCGTCATGCCTCAGACCATTGAAGCGATTAATCACGCCAGGGCAGCAAATGTCCCGCTCCTCGTTGCAATCAACAAGATGGATCGCCCTGAGGCCAACCCCGACAGAATCAGGAAACAGCTTGCGGACCAGGGAGTCCTTCTTGAAGAGTGGGGCGGTAAGGCGCAGTCCGTAGAGATATCAGCTAAGAAAGGAACGAATGTCGAACTTCTCCTCGAGAAAGTCCTGCTCGAGGCCGAGGTCCTGGACCTGAAGGCGAATCCTGACAGGCTCGCGAGAGGTATCGTTATTGAATCGACAGTGGATAAAGGTCGTGGAGTGGTGGCAACAGTCCTCGTCCAGAAGGGAACTCTCAACGTAGGCGACCCGTTCGTCGCCGGCACAAGCAGCGGACGCGTACGCGCAATGACTGACGAGAGAGGCAACAAGATCGAATCGGCTCTCCCCTCGATGCCGGTGCAGGTGATCGGTTCGGATGAGCTCCCGCTTGCTGGCGATGTAATAGTTGCGGTGGAAAACGAAAAGGTCGCCCGCGACATTAGCAATCGCAGAAAAATAATTAAACGCGAACAGGAGATGCGCGGCACCCAGCATCATATCACCCTCGAAGAAATTTCCAAGGAAATAAAGGAAGGTATGATCAGGCAGCTCAGCATCGTCGTGAAAGGCGATGTCGACGGATCCGTGCAGGCACTCAGCGACTCTCTGGCTAAACTTTCGAATGATGAAGTCAGAGTGGAAGTCATTCACAAAGCGGTGGGCGCAATCTCCGAGTCGGACGTCCTGCTTGCAGCCGCATCAAACGCGATCATCTTAGGATTCCATGTCAGACCCAGCGCTGCCGCGAGGAAGTTGGCCGAATCCGAGTCGGTAGACATAAAACTGTACAGCATCATATACGACGCGATTGAGAATATCAGAAAAGCACTTGAAGGAATGCTCTCACCGGAAGTCCACGAAGAAATTGTCGGGACGCTGGAAGTCAGGCAGATTTTCAAGGTCCCCAAGTTCGGAACAGTGGCAGGCTCGTATGTATCCGACGGCAAAATCCAGCGGAGCAACAAGATACGCCTGGTTCGAGACGGGATCGTGGTTCTGGAAGGCTCCATCGCGTCTCTCAAGAGATTCAAGGACGATGTGCGAGAAGTCGAACAGGGTTACGAATGCGGTGTGAGTCTCGAGAATTTTAACGACATCAAAGTCGGAGACACGATCGAAGCATTCGTCATCGTCGAGACCCAGCGCACGCTTGCGTGATCGATGCTCCCAATACTGAATTTAGAATCATAGAAATGTCCGTCAGAACTGAAAAGGTTGCCCATTTGATAAAGGAAGAAGTGGGATCGTTAATCGAGCGTGACTATCGCACTTCGGAGATGGGATTCATTACAGTCACGAAAGTCACCATGTCCCCCGATCTAAGGCTTGCGAAAATTTATCTCAGCATATTTGGTGATAACAAGACAAAAGAACGAACTCTTTTCTTGCTTAACGAATCGAAAAAAGATATCAGACGTTATATAGGCAGCAGGGTCAGACTTAAGTTTACTCCCGAAATAGCGTTGTTCATCGATGATACATTGGACTACGTCATGAATATTGAAGAGCTTCTCAAGAAGGCACATGAGCATGATGGCAAGTGATGGAGGAAGCATAATCCCGGTCTACAAGCCGAGAGGAATTACTTCGTTTGAGGTCGTGCGGATTGTGCGGAGAGAGCTCAATCTCAAGAAGGTAGGCCATGCAGGGACTCTCGATCCGCTCGCAGAAGGCCTCCTGATTCTCCTGACCGGAAGCAAAACTAAGATGATGGATGAACTTCTGAAGGTCGGTAAAGAGTATGTAGCGACGCTAAAACTCGGAAGCGTTTCGAAAAGCCATGATCTGGAAACGGAATTGGTGGTGAGAGCTCCGTATGTGAAGGTCTCGGAGACCGAAATCAGAGAATCATTGAAGAAATACAGAGGGCAGATTGAACAGGTCCCTCCCGAGTATTCTGCGGCATGGGTAAATGGAAAGCGAGCTTATAACCTGGCGAGAGAAGGAGTCCGGTTTAAACTGAAACCGAAAGTCGTAACCATTTCCGAAATCGAGGTTGTCAGTTACATATCGCCCGCCCTCGTTCTGCGTATCGCTTGCTCGAGTGGAACATATGTGAGGAGCCTTGCAAGGGATATAGGCGAAGATCTCGGATGCGGCGCTGTGCTGACGGAACTGGTGAGGACCCGGATCGGTCCCTACAGCGTCGAAAACGCAATCCGCCTTGACGAACTCAAATTGAGATTCGCGTCATGATACGCTACTCTATCGACGAGATGCGCTTCGATCCGAAATCTGTGGTCACCGTCGGCACATTCGACGGGTTGCATGTCGCACATCAGAAGATCTTACAAACTCTCACTGAAAAAGCGAAAGCCATCCGCGGAAGAAGTGTAGCGATAACTTTCAAGCCGCATCCTCAGGAAATACTCGGTAAGAAAAAAGTCGAGCTCCTTCTTACCGAGGAAGAGAGAGTCCAGACGTTAAGCGAGGCCGGAGTCGACGAAGTCTGCCTCATCAAATTTGACAGGGATTTCTCTCTCGTTACTGCCGAGGAGTTTCTTGTGGAGCTTGTTCGCGGAAGAATTGGCTTGAGTGAGCTAGTGCTCGGGTACAGCCACACTTTCGGACGCGGCGCCGAGGGAAATGTCGCATTTGCAACAAAGGTCGGCGCGAAGATCGGATTTAAGGTCGACTCGATTGATGCGATAAAGATCGATGGAAATATTGTGTCGACGTCAAACATAAAGAGATTGCTGAAAAACGGGAACCTCGCGCTCGCGAATCGGATGCTCGGCCGGCCTTACGCGATCGATGGCTATGTGATCAGAGGAGACGCGAGAGGCCGCACGCTTGGTTATCCGACAGCGAATCTGAGACTCGTCGACGAGAGAATACTATACCCTTCTAACGGTGTTTATATCGTCGAAGCACACGTTGAAGGAGATAGGTTCACGGGTCTGGCCAGCGTCGGAGTGAGACCAACCTTTGAAGAAAGCACCACTGTTACACTGGAGGTATGGATATCAGATTTCCACAGAGATATATATGGCAAGAAAATCAGGGTATCGTTCATTCATCGGCTGCGCGACGAACTCAAATTCGATTCCCCGGAGCAGCTGATCTCCCACATGGATGCCGACAAAGCGATGATGAACGAATATCTAGTAAGAACTTTGAACAAACAAAAGCAGGAGTTTTAAGAATGCCTTTAACGAAGGAGCACAAGCAGGACATAATTAAGAAATATGGGAAGTCGGATCATGACTCAGGGAGCACTGAGGTCCAGATTGCCATTCTTACGGAAAGGATAAATGAACTGTCCTCCCACTTCGACGCGCACAAGAAAGACAACCATTCCCGAACGGGTTTGTTGAGGATGGTAGGCAAACGCCGCCGCCTTCTGGATTATCTTCAATCACAAAACATCGATAGATACCGGAAAATATTGGACGAGTTGGGCCTGAGAAAGTAAAACGAAAAGGAAAAATGATGGAAGGTTTAATAACAAAAGAAATAGAGATCGGCGGACGAAAACTGTCGCTTGAGACCGGCCGATTCGCCAAACAGGCAAGCGGTGCGGTGATGGTACTGTATGGTGACACGCTCGTACTCTCGACGGTAGTCGGGGCCGAAGAGGAAATCGAAGGACGAGACTTCCTCCCGCTGTCGGTAGAGTACCGCGAGAAGACCGCATCAGCGGGGAAGATCCCGGGAGGTTTCCTGAAGCGCGAGGGCAGGCCGAACGAGAAAGAAATTCTTTCCGCCAGATTGATCGATCGCCCGATACGGCCGCTGTTTCCCAAGGAGTGGCGATATGAAACGCAGGTGGTGTCGACGGTTTTCTCCTTTGACGGAGAGAACGACGGCGACGTCCTTGGCGCGATAGGTGCTTCTGCAGCGCTGATGATTTCAGATATTCCGTTTGCGGGCCCAATTGCCGAAGTGAGGGTCGGAAGGCTGGAAGGACAATATCTCATTAACCCTCTGATTTCGCAGCTTGCCAATTCTGATATGGATCTCATAGTAGCGGGAACTGAAGATTCCATCGTGATGGTCGAGGGCGAGGCGAAAGAAATCTCAGAAGCCGACATGATAGGGGCACTGGAATTCGCCCACAAGCACATCAAGGAGATAGTAGCACTCCAGAAGGATCTTGCGTCGATGGTCGGAGCAGTGAAGCGCAAAGTCGCAGAAGTACAAACGAACGAACAGCTGGTCGCCGACGTGAAGGCGCTTGCATATGACAAGATCCACGAACTGAACAGACTCGTTGTTAAGAAATCCGAGCGCAGCGAGCGTACGAAGGCAATCAAAGAAGAAACGCTTCTTGCTCTCGCAGAAAAATATCCGGAGCAGGAATCGACAATAGGCGAAATTCTCCACGAGATTGAGCGGGTAGACATGCGCTCGATGATCCTGAAAGAGGAAAGACGCCTCGATGGGAGGGGGTACCGCGAAGTCCGTCCCATTACATGTGAGGTTGGAGTGCTGCCGCGGACGCACGGCTCCTCACTTTTTACTCGCGGCGAGACACAGAGTCTGACTTCGGTGACTCTCGGGACGAAGCTCGATGAGCAGACGATAGATGGTCTGCTACCTGAGTCCACAAAACGGTTCATGCTTCATTACAATTTCCCCGGCTTCAGTGTCGGCGAAATAGCTCCGATGAGAGGACCGGGCCGGAGAGAAATTGGTCACGGAAATCTCGCCGAGCGCGCTCTGAAGAATCTGATTCCAGGTGAAAAGGAATTTCCATACACCGTCCGCATCGTGTCCGATATTCTCGAATCGAATGGCTCTTCTTCTATGGCGACTGTGTGTGCGGGCTCGCTCGCCTTGATGGACGCTGGCGTTCCTCTCGCAAAATCTGTTGCGGGAATCGCCATGGGACTCATAAAAGAAGAGG encodes:
- the pnp gene encoding polyribonucleotide nucleotidyltransferase, which gives rise to MEGLITKEIEIGGRKLSLETGRFAKQASGAVMVLYGDTLVLSTVVGAEEEIEGRDFLPLSVEYREKTASAGKIPGGFLKREGRPNEKEILSARLIDRPIRPLFPKEWRYETQVVSTVFSFDGENDGDVLGAIGASAALMISDIPFAGPIAEVRVGRLEGQYLINPLISQLANSDMDLIVAGTEDSIVMVEGEAKEISEADMIGALEFAHKHIKEIVALQKDLASMVGAVKRKVAEVQTNEQLVADVKALAYDKIHELNRLVVKKSERSERTKAIKEETLLALAEKYPEQESTIGEILHEIERVDMRSMILKEERRLDGRGYREVRPITCEVGVLPRTHGSSLFTRGETQSLTSVTLGTKLDEQTIDGLLPESTKRFMLHYNFPGFSVGEIAPMRGPGRREIGHGNLAERALKNLIPGEKEFPYTVRIVSDILESNGSSSMATVCAGSLALMDAGVPLAKSVAGIAMGLIKEEEDIAVITDILGNEDHLGDMDFKVAGTREGITAFQMDIKIRGISFEIMTRALEQAKEGRQHILGIMEKSIAEPRKELSSYAPRMTSIKIPVDMIGAVIGPGGKVIKNIVQQTGAEVNIEDDGSVVIAAVSAESSDKAREMIERLVQMPEVGKVYKATVKRLMDFGVFVEFLPGKEGLLHISQIDHKRVNKVEDVFKLGDEVEVKLMEIDDMGRYNLSHKVLIENPNPGAPEEEHHSRPRQSDRSRRGPHR